One stretch of Aquimarina sp. Aq107 DNA includes these proteins:
- a CDS encoding PAAR-like protein translates to MSSKIYVLDGALLECNQGFVPAKLLVTQNQKVKIQGKFKATDMDVQVPATFGQCKLKPTSGGYLPCIPALQKWTKTTKTSTLGGSKKFLYEDSECMCGTGGKVTIMQPMQINTGGNASEKFKEIAMTIPGAMMGNDKAPKVVESYWMDAAGKEKIDKINYGEKATIFVMTENMDPGKSVKVNVSEKNGKQIDGQQNQIVYTGTVKADGSAELKPLDTKEDWNKEKQSTNGK, encoded by the coding sequence ATGAGTAGTAAAATATATGTATTAGATGGCGCATTATTAGAATGTAATCAGGGCTTTGTGCCTGCTAAGCTTTTAGTAACGCAAAATCAAAAAGTGAAAATCCAAGGCAAGTTTAAAGCTACGGATATGGATGTTCAGGTGCCTGCTACTTTCGGACAATGTAAACTAAAACCAACTAGTGGTGGATATTTACCTTGTATTCCAGCGCTACAAAAGTGGACTAAAACTACTAAAACCTCAACATTAGGAGGAAGTAAAAAATTCTTATACGAAGATTCTGAATGTATGTGTGGTACTGGAGGTAAAGTTACCATTATGCAACCTATGCAGATCAATACTGGTGGAAATGCTAGTGAAAAATTCAAGGAAATTGCAATGACTATTCCTGGTGCGATGATGGGCAACGACAAAGCTCCCAAGGTAGTAGAAAGTTATTGGATGGATGCTGCTGGTAAAGAAAAGATTGATAAAATCAATTATGGAGAAAAAGCAACCATATTTGTTATGACAGAAAATATGGATCCTGGCAAAAGTGTAAAAGTAAATGTTTCCGAAAAAAACGGAAAACAAATTGATGGACAACAAAATCAAATAGTATACACAGGTACAGTTAAAGCAGATGGTTCTGCGGAATTAAAGCCATTAGATACAAAAGAAGATTGGAATAAGGAAAAGCAAAGTACTAATGGCAAGTAA
- a CDS encoding DUF2235 domain-containing protein, whose protein sequence is MGGIGLTATSSGAQEASKNVLSGVNVQTAPVHVGNAEYEELTPDDSVNVTAAVFFDGTANNRENTNIRLEYEKMKRGEPHDEELVKKYRDFWWGTPWSPNKTGSYDNDHSNVSRMEPAYEPVEEETIKKFSIYIEGIGTENESSDSKTGMGLGTGSTGVRAKVKKGCEEVSNAIADLSITNINTLTIETYGFSRGAAAARNFIYEITQRKGQFKKRVGRGGKIYYKVDYGALGEFLEEKGIKVKMIIIHFAGLFDTVASLGLSHHNNTTQLKLNAVKKSQHTLQLAAADEHRSNFRLTDIRSTGNRGVEKFLPGVHSDIGGGYVDNADEEVRLDYTITNLNDLERERQLLIDQGWFKPKEITVSDFWGTLTGDRKGLSNKYSFIPLQIMTKFSIDKNVNLIMSKISREFKIPNELNSAKTILDEYVFNDGVEMSYDNPEHRILLETLRNRYFHFSAHYSSIGMGPNRVNGNRERVTQAG, encoded by the coding sequence ATGGGAGGTATTGGATTGACAGCTACATCATCGGGAGCTCAAGAGGCTAGCAAAAATGTACTAAGCGGAGTTAATGTGCAAACCGCTCCAGTTCATGTAGGGAATGCAGAGTATGAAGAGTTAACACCAGATGATTCTGTAAATGTCACAGCCGCTGTTTTTTTTGATGGAACAGCCAACAATAGAGAAAATACGAATATTCGTTTGGAGTATGAGAAGATGAAAAGAGGTGAGCCACATGATGAGGAGCTTGTAAAAAAGTATCGCGATTTTTGGTGGGGAACTCCATGGAGTCCTAATAAAACAGGTAGCTATGATAATGATCACTCGAATGTATCCCGAATGGAACCAGCTTATGAACCTGTAGAAGAAGAGACAATAAAAAAATTTTCTATTTACATAGAAGGTATTGGTACAGAAAATGAAAGTTCCGATTCTAAAACGGGAATGGGATTAGGTACAGGATCTACTGGAGTCCGAGCTAAAGTAAAAAAAGGGTGTGAAGAAGTATCTAATGCTATTGCAGATTTAAGTATTACAAATATTAACACACTCACTATAGAAACGTACGGCTTTAGTAGAGGTGCAGCAGCTGCAAGGAATTTTATATATGAAATAACTCAAAGAAAAGGGCAATTTAAAAAACGTGTAGGACGCGGTGGAAAAATCTATTATAAGGTAGATTATGGAGCACTTGGTGAATTCCTAGAAGAAAAAGGAATCAAAGTAAAAATGATAATAATTCATTTTGCAGGATTATTTGATACGGTGGCTTCCTTAGGACTGTCTCACCATAATAATACTACTCAATTAAAGTTAAACGCTGTAAAAAAATCTCAACATACATTGCAACTTGCTGCTGCCGATGAACATCGAAGTAATTTTAGACTTACGGATATCAGAAGTACAGGTAATAGAGGTGTCGAGAAATTTCTTCCTGGAGTTCATTCTGACATTGGAGGCGGTTATGTGGATAATGCAGATGAAGAAGTTCGTCTTGATTATACAATTACAAATCTTAATGATCTAGAAAGAGAAAGGCAATTACTCATTGATCAAGGATGGTTTAAACCTAAAGAAATAACGGTAAGTGACTTTTGGGGAACGCTCACTGGAGATAGAAAAGGTCTAAGTAACAAATACAGTTTTATTCCTTTACAAATTATGACAAAATTCTCAATTGATAAAAATGTGAATTTAATAATGAGCAAAATCTCTCGAGAGTTTAAAATACCTAATGAATTAAATTCAGCTAAAACCATTCTGGATGAATATGTATTTAACGATGGTGTAGAAATGTCTTATGACAATCCAGAACATAGAATATTATTAGAGACGCTTAGAAACCGTTATTTCCATTTTTCTGCTCATTACAGTAGTATAGGTATGGGACCAAATAGAGTAAATGGTAATCGAGAACGAGTAACACAAGCTGGATAA
- a CDS encoding DUF2931 family protein, with the protein MENKSSIRNTASLLMVIFTVMSIGVVSCQKNNSQEIKTTKKMEKYEWRPTACAPKYNPMQIHKGRLLYENGESIYIPSGHTLHQGWGKIGPTHVVGEDLKPAPVKLEITWISYLERKFYTGNFDLPSEKINKLFKEGYINRLGKKDTYGRINIGLIPGGEVVVWMMGNGWSKEIGIFKASETEVSIKEFSPYAELSMEEFIDSVLEEDFKDEVKAKMNPDSIPFGKWNAYRKKFEWKPSVAFKKEGKLEEIRITFFNGESLYTIGSNKILDQFQNYAIPDHIRMEWTDQNNNQYGTRIYFEENEIHTVFEKMYEKSKDVPTELMLTIDKYNSDITIALQNASESIDIKKARIKVYETSN; encoded by the coding sequence ATGGAGAATAAAAGCAGTATTCGTAATACCGCTTCTTTATTGATGGTAATATTCACCGTAATGAGTATTGGAGTTGTTTCTTGTCAAAAGAATAATTCCCAAGAAATTAAGACTACAAAAAAAATGGAAAAATACGAATGGAGACCTACTGCTTGTGCACCGAAATATAATCCTATGCAGATTCATAAGGGACGATTGCTGTATGAAAATGGAGAAAGTATTTATATTCCTTCAGGGCATACATTACATCAAGGATGGGGTAAAATAGGGCCAACACACGTGGTGGGTGAAGACTTAAAGCCTGCACCTGTAAAATTAGAAATAACTTGGATTTCCTACTTAGAAAGAAAATTCTATACAGGTAATTTTGACTTGCCTTCAGAAAAAATAAATAAACTTTTTAAAGAAGGCTATATTAATCGACTAGGTAAGAAAGACACCTACGGAAGGATTAATATCGGATTAATTCCAGGAGGAGAAGTTGTCGTATGGATGATGGGAAATGGGTGGTCTAAAGAGATCGGTATATTTAAAGCTTCAGAAACAGAAGTAAGTATTAAGGAATTTTCACCTTATGCAGAACTTTCTATGGAAGAATTTATTGATTCTGTACTAGAAGAAGATTTTAAAGACGAAGTAAAAGCTAAAATGAATCCTGATAGTATTCCATTTGGCAAATGGAATGCGTATAGAAAAAAGTTCGAATGGAAGCCCTCTGTTGCATTTAAAAAAGAAGGAAAGCTTGAAGAAATAAGAATAACATTTTTTAATGGTGAAAGTCTATATACTATTGGTTCAAACAAAATATTAGATCAATTTCAGAATTATGCTATTCCGGATCATATCAGAATGGAATGGACAGACCAAAATAATAATCAATATGGGACTAGAATTTATTTTGAAGAAAATGAAATACACACTGTTTTCGAAAAAATGTATGAAAAGTCAAAAGATGTGCCTACAGAATTGATGTTAACTATTGATAAATATAATAGCGATATTACTATTGCTTTACAGAATGCATCAGAAAGCATCGATATTAAAAAGGCAAGAATAAAAGTATACGAAACTTCTAATTAA
- a CDS encoding type VI secretion system Vgr family protein produces MALQSNTQIFIGGTAINAYKRLILHQEIDAHHVLELVCRMDVLENITGDIASQTKDYLGQIITIQISSIGTFSGYKEFEFKGVVTSVNSTMGFHQQNGDLVTIKAHSCSIIADDGPHYNSFNDVDLTTILDETFQRYDQSKLKTVFNPSGSDNIHYSVQNKESAFQYSSRLAAQYSQWFYYDGSALIFGKPEDQEEVTLTYGHDLQEFSLDLKPTSNSYKYFTNDYLTDGQHEKATNEVSSGVNGYNGFTSNKGDEIFPNETNIYLNSYNDPSLKQRLDTHVEQQKKAEEIKQVIFKGSSDNPGVKIGQVVNIKGEGADYGSFRITKVTHTNTENGRYQNKFEGVTAELDVYPNTNLMAFPKSESQVAIVKENSDPDGIGRIRVQFPWQRETGELTPWLRIVTPHAGGEKGFHFIPELDEEVLIGFEGGNAERPYVLGTLYTGGANPASWNTQSNDVKALRTRSGHTVELNDADGAEFITITDKNQNIINIDTANNDITISAGENMTLNAKNMQINVDENLDISVGKNKSETITEDYFISATNEDRQIGETIKVISSEYKQEAQEITTDASGEIKTNAGGKITIASAETVEYGE; encoded by the coding sequence ATGGCGTTGCAATCTAACACTCAAATATTTATTGGAGGAACAGCAATAAATGCTTATAAACGATTAATACTGCATCAAGAAATCGATGCGCATCATGTACTAGAATTAGTTTGTAGAATGGATGTTCTAGAAAATATAACTGGAGATATTGCTTCTCAAACCAAGGATTATCTAGGACAAATCATTACCATACAAATTTCTTCTATTGGAACGTTTTCGGGCTACAAAGAATTTGAGTTTAAAGGAGTGGTAACCTCTGTAAATAGCACTATGGGATTTCATCAACAAAATGGTGACTTAGTAACTATAAAAGCGCATAGTTGTAGTATTATAGCTGATGATGGACCACATTATAATTCTTTTAATGATGTTGATCTCACTACCATTTTAGATGAAACATTTCAAAGATATGATCAGTCTAAATTAAAAACAGTCTTTAACCCTTCTGGATCTGATAACATTCATTATAGTGTACAGAATAAAGAAAGTGCTTTTCAATATTCAAGTCGATTAGCTGCGCAATATAGTCAATGGTTTTACTATGATGGAAGTGCTTTGATATTTGGAAAACCAGAAGATCAAGAAGAAGTTACCTTAACTTATGGACACGATCTTCAGGAATTTTCTTTGGATTTAAAACCTACATCTAATAGTTACAAATATTTTACTAACGACTACCTTACAGATGGACAGCATGAAAAAGCCACGAATGAAGTTAGTTCTGGTGTAAATGGATATAATGGTTTTACTAGCAATAAAGGAGATGAAATTTTCCCTAATGAAACTAATATTTATTTAAATTCATACAACGATCCATCACTGAAGCAAAGATTAGATACGCATGTAGAGCAACAGAAAAAGGCTGAAGAAATAAAGCAGGTGATTTTTAAAGGATCTAGCGACAATCCTGGTGTTAAAATTGGACAAGTAGTTAACATAAAGGGAGAAGGCGCAGATTACGGTAGTTTCAGAATTACAAAAGTTACTCATACTAATACCGAAAACGGAAGATATCAAAATAAATTCGAAGGAGTTACTGCTGAATTGGATGTGTATCCAAACACCAATTTAATGGCTTTTCCTAAAAGTGAATCTCAGGTAGCTATTGTAAAAGAAAATAGTGACCCTGATGGAATTGGTAGAATACGAGTACAATTCCCTTGGCAAAGAGAAACAGGAGAATTAACTCCTTGGTTACGTATTGTCACTCCGCACGCTGGAGGAGAAAAAGGTTTTCATTTCATCCCAGAACTTGATGAAGAAGTATTGATTGGTTTTGAAGGGGGTAATGCAGAAAGACCTTATGTATTGGGAACTTTATATACAGGAGGAGCTAATCCTGCAAGTTGGAATACCCAAAGCAATGATGTAAAAGCGTTGCGCACGAGAAGTGGTCATACGGTAGAATTAAATGATGCCGATGGCGCAGAATTTATTACTATTACCGATAAGAATCAAAATATTATAAATATTGATACTGCCAATAATGATATCACCATTTCAGCTGGAGAAAATATGACATTGAATGCTAAAAACATGCAGATAAATGTAGATGAAAATTTAGATATTTCTGTTGGAAAAAATAAAAGTGAAACAATTACTGAAGATTATTTTATCAGTGCGACTAATGAAGATCGCCAGATAGGAGAAACAATCAAAGTAATTAGTAGTGAATATAAGCAGGAAGCTCAGGAAATAACTACAGATGCAAGTGGCGAAATCAAAACCAATGCCGGAGGTAAAATTACAATTGCTAGTGCCGAAACAGTTGAATATGGAGAATAA